A stretch of the uncultured Bacteroides sp. genome encodes the following:
- a CDS encoding glycosyltransferase N-terminal domain-containing protein: MLYNLGIYLYSLLIHLAAPFSRKPRKMMKGHWIVYELLRQQKEKGAKYIWFHAASLGEFEQGRPLIERIKERYPEYKILLTFFSPSGYEVRRDYKGADIVCYLPLDKPRNVKKFLDITQPCMAFFIKYEFWKNYLDELNKRNIPVYSVSSIFRKEQIFFKWYGGLYRKVLQDFDQLFVQNETSKRFLSKIGIEKVTVVGDTRFDRVLEIRQAAKDLPLVEAFKKDTLTIVAGSSWAPDEDLFIEYFNTHPDIKLIIAPHVIDENHLVEIISKLKRPYVRYSKANEQNVTNADCLIIDGYGLLSSIYRYGEIAYIGGGFGVGIHNILEAAVYGIPVIFGPKYQKFMEARQLLEENGAFSIKDGEELNLLLNQLISDKEFLKESGLNAGNYVTKNLGASELILSQINF, from the coding sequence ATGCTTTATAATTTAGGTATATATTTATACTCATTGTTAATTCATCTGGCCGCACCTTTTAGCAGGAAGCCACGCAAGATGATGAAAGGGCATTGGATTGTATACGAGTTACTTCGTCAGCAGAAAGAAAAAGGTGCAAAATACATTTGGTTTCATGCAGCTTCTTTAGGTGAATTTGAACAAGGACGTCCTCTTATTGAAAGGATCAAAGAAAGATATCCTGAATATAAAATTTTACTCACGTTCTTCTCGCCATCTGGTTACGAGGTACGTAGAGATTACAAAGGAGCAGACATCGTTTGTTATCTGCCTCTTGATAAACCCCGTAATGTAAAAAAGTTCTTAGATATTACACAGCCATGTATGGCCTTCTTTATCAAATATGAATTCTGGAAAAATTATCTGGATGAGTTAAATAAACGAAACATTCCTGTTTACAGCGTTTCATCTATTTTTCGTAAAGAACAAATATTTTTCAAATGGTACGGAGGACTTTATCGTAAAGTTTTACAAGATTTTGATCAGTTATTTGTCCAAAACGAAACTTCCAAGCGTTTTTTGTCCAAAATCGGTATAGAAAAGGTTACTGTTGTGGGAGATACTCGTTTTGATAGAGTACTTGAAATCCGTCAGGCAGCAAAAGATCTGCCTTTAGTAGAAGCCTTTAAAAAAGACACTCTGACAATTGTTGCCGGAAGCTCATGGGCACCGGACGAAGATCTTTTCATTGAATATTTCAATACTCATCCTGATATTAAATTGATTATTGCCCCCCATGTGATTGATGAAAATCACTTGGTAGAAATAATCAGCAAGCTGAAACGTCCTTATGTACGTTATTCAAAAGCTAATGAACAGAATGTAACAAATGCAGATTGCCTTATCATAGATGGGTATGGACTTCTTTCTTCCATTTATAGATATGGCGAAATAGCTTATATCGGCGGAGGATTTGGGGTAGGTATTCATAATATTCTGGAAGCGGCAGTATATGGAATTCCGGTTATCTTTGGTCCTAAATACCAAAAGTTTATGGAAGCCAGACAACTGCTTGAAGAGAACGGTGCCTTTTCCATAAAAGATGGTGAAGAACTAAACTTATTGCTGAATCAATTGATCTCAGATAAAGAGTTCCTGAAAGAAAGCGGTTTAAATGCGGGTAACTATGTAACTAAAAACCTAGGAGCCAGTGAACTTATACTGAGCCAGATTAATTTTTAA
- a CDS encoding gamma carbonic anhydrase family protein — protein sequence MALIKSVRGFTPEFGDNCFLADNATIIGDVKMGSECSIWFGTILRGDVNSIRIGNRVNIQDGSVLHTLYQKSTIEIGDNVSVGHNVTIHGATIKDYALVGMGSTILDHAVIGEGAIVAAGSLVLSNTVIEPGSIWGGVPAKFIKKVDPEQAKELNEKIAHNYLMYSEWYK from the coding sequence ATGGCATTAATAAAATCGGTTAGAGGATTTACACCTGAATTCGGAGATAATTGTTTCCTTGCGGATAATGCAACAATTATTGGTGATGTAAAAATGGGATCTGAATGCAGTATTTGGTTTGGTACAATATTGCGTGGAGATGTAAACTCAATACGTATTGGAAATAGAGTGAACATTCAGGATGGCTCTGTTTTGCATACGTTGTATCAAAAATCTACTATTGAAATAGGAGACAATGTTTCTGTGGGGCATAATGTTACCATTCATGGCGCTACAATAAAAGACTATGCATTGGTAGGAATGGGATCTACCATACTTGATCATGCTGTTATAGGTGAAGGGGCAATTGTTGCTGCCGGTTCTTTGGTTCTAAGTAATACCGTGATTGAGCCAGGTAGTATCTGGGGAGGTGTACCTGCAAAATTTATTAAGAAAGTAGATCCTGAGCAGGCAAAAGAACTGAATGAAAAGATTGCACACAACTATTTGATGTATTCTGAATGGTATAAGTAA